From Tachypleus tridentatus isolate NWPU-2018 chromosome 8, ASM421037v1, whole genome shotgun sequence, a single genomic window includes:
- the LOC143223848 gene encoding protein FAM200B-like codes for MSKKRTYSDAFLRYGFVNLPSGGDDRPQCVVCHKVLTNESLKPSKLSAHLQKCHPNLQNEDQAYFQRRAVALKNIQFGSSGIQAQKLQAAVEVSYFVAYKVAEQQKMPHHCRESDYALCIRDGKQADIFAELNSDNLQLQGQNTTVIDAHHTVTAFLGKLRLWIRRLEKGVIAQFPTLDHTDIVVTEYLQMQRNV; via the exons atgtctaaaaagcgcacctactctgacgcctttcttcgctatggttttgtgaatttaccttctggtggagatgatcggccacaatgtgtagtatgtcacaaagtgttgacaaatgaaagcctcaagccatcaaaactctcagctcacctccagaagtgccatccaaatcttcaaaatgaggatcaggcttattttcagcgccgagctgtagcactgaagaatatccagttcggttcatctggaattcaagcccaaaagcttcaagctgcggtcgaagtatcttactttgttgcatataaagttgccGAACAACAAAAAATGCCACACCATTGCAGAGAATCTGATTATGCCTTGTGCATACGAGATGGTAAGCAAG CTGACATATTTGCGGAGCTGAACAGTGATAATCTGCAACTCCAGGGCCAAAACACGACTGTCATTGATGCCCATCACACTGTGACTGCATTTCTGGGAAAACTGAGACTCTGGATTCGACGCTTGGAGAAAGGAGTGATCGCTCAGTTTCCCACTCTAGacca CACTGACATTGTAGTTACTGAATACCTTCAGATGCAGCgcaatgtataa